One region of Carya illinoinensis cultivar Pawnee chromosome 8, C.illinoinensisPawnee_v1, whole genome shotgun sequence genomic DNA includes:
- the LOC122319258 gene encoding protein YIP4b, with protein MSHSDTVPLHPSSQSDIDEIENLIHASVQSAPATVLPARPPSPPRASIPVVSSSPFLQSNLPPPPPPSSNQKVPSVPEPPPLPSSSIGGSGFGPAPNTLTEPVWDTVKRDLSRIVSNLKLVVFPNPYREDPGKALRDWDLWGPFFFIVFLGLALSWSASVKKSEVFAVAFAVLAAGAVILTLNVLLLGGHIIFFQSLSLLGYCLFPLDVGALICLLKDNVILKVIVVSVTLAWSSWAAYPFMSSAVNPRRKALALYPVFLMYVSVGFLIIAID; from the exons ATGTCCCACAGCGACACCGTACCCCTTCACCCTTCATCCCAATCCGACATCGACGAGATCGAGAACCTCATCCACGCCAGCGTCCAATCCGCCCCCGCCACAGTGCTTCCTGCCCGACCGCCCAGCCCGCCGCGCGCCTCTATCCCCGTTGTCTCTTCCTCACCATTCTTACAGTCCAATCTCCCTCCACCACCGCCACCCTCTTCCAACCAAAAGGTGCCATCTGTCCCCGAACCTCCTCCTCTGCCATCCTCTAGTATCGGTGGGAGTGGGTTCGGTCCGGCCCCGAACACGCTTACGGAGCCGGTATGGGACACGGTAAAGCGCGATCTGTCGAGAATCGTCAGCAATCTCAAGCTTGTGGTGTTCCCGAACCCCTATAGGGAGGATCCCGGCAAGGCGTTGCGTGATTGGGATCTCTGGGGCCcctttttcttcattgtcttcttgGGTCTAGCTCTCTCCTGGTCTGCTTCCGTAAAGAAG TCTGAGGTTTTTGCAGTTGCATTTGCGGTACTTGCTGCTGGTGCTGTAATTCTGACGTTGAATGTACTGCTACtg GGTGGACATATAATCTTCTTCCAGAGTCTGAGTTTGCTGGGTTACTGCCTGTTCCCTCTTGACGTTGGAGCCCTAATCTGTCTGTTGAAGGACAATGTGATCCTGAAAGTGATTGTGGTAAGTGTTACATTGGCGTGGAGCTCCTGGGCTGCTTATCCTTTCATGAGTTCAGCAGTCAACCCCAGGAGAAAAGCCCTTGCCCTCTATCCTGTTTTTCTCATGTATGTATCTGTCGGTTTTCTCATCATTGCCATTGATTAG
- the LOC122274165 gene encoding uncharacterized protein LOC122274165 isoform X2: MMVANSFDLWQKDAFFSAAEEVQGSADVMESAYRTWVRERRETLSPEHSDELCTELQTALGTSKWQLEEFERAVRLSYGRRGDDNTTARHRQFIAAIQDQISHVEASLKEYFYEEGKKSLQWVNLDENERDELATFLSGTSQSSQSAIDECLQHKPSRESSLLENHAQRKHADLNLNASCNRGFSDERKGSRDVRSISKNGNHVIKIEANQIHGRTDDIIFQADRTTNNARRTWSLPDFGELKIIIPDEEEPMNKLMPSVEDTPKVKGSKSFFWKQSCGKLPPGQGPVHFFSQLFGWIGGLQRQLQSPLYLSLRCSVQVTLVLMLTVFFIVPFVFYSA, translated from the exons ATGATGGTTGCAAACAGCTTCGATCTGTGGCAAAAGGACGCCTTCTTTTCTGCCGCCGAGGAGGTTCAAGGATCTGCTGATGT AATGGAATCAGCATACAGGACATGGGTAAGAGAGAGGCGAGAAACGCTATCACCAGAGCATTCGGATGAACTCTGTACAGAGTTGCAAACTGCTTTAGGTACTTCCAAATGGCAG TTGGAAGAATTCGAGAGGGCTGTCAGGTTGAGCTATGGGCGTCGTGGTGATGACAATACAACAGCTAGGCATAGACAGTTTATTGCTGCCATCCAAGACCAAATATCACATGTTGAAGCATCATTAAAGGAATATTTTTATGAGGAAGGAAAGAAATCCCTTCAATGGGTGAATCTAGATGAAAATGAACGTGATGAGTTAGCCACATTTCTCTCCGGCACCTCCCAAAGCTCGCAAAGCGCAATTGATGAATGTCTACAGCACAAACCTTCAAGGGAAAGCTCTCTTTTGGAGAACCATGCTCAGAGAAAACATGCAGACCTTAATTTGAATGCTTCCTGTAACAGAGGTTTTTCTGATGAAAGGAAAGGTTCTAGAGATGTTAGAAGTATTAGTAAGAATGGAAATCATGTCATAAAGATAGAAGCAAATCAAATTCATGGAAGGACAGATGATATCATTTTTCAAGCAGATAGAACAACTAATAATGCAAGGAGGACGTGGAGTTTGCCAGATTTTGGTGAATTGAAGATCATAATTCCTGATGAAGAAGAACCGATGAACAAACTAATGCCGAGTGTTGAGGACACACCTAAAGTAAAAGGCTCCAAATCTTTCTTTTGGAAGCAAAGCTGTGGGAAGTTACCGCCGGGGCAGGGTCCAGTTCATTTTTTCAGTCAG CTCTTTGGTTGGATTGGTGGGCTCCAGAGACAATTGCAAAGTCCACTATACTTATCGCTCCGTTGTTCTGTTCAAGTTACACTTGTTTTGATGCTGactgttttttttattg TACCTTTTGTATTTTATTCAGCTTGA
- the LOC122274759 gene encoding mitochondrial outer membrane protein porin 4-like, with translation MASGPASFSDIGKNAKDLLTKDYNFDHKFTLSLLSSTGLGLTATGLKRDQFFLGDISTLYKSGNTTVDVKVDTYSNVSTKVTVSDILPTTKAAINFKIPDHKSGKLDVQYLHPHAAIDSSIGLNPTPILELSAAIGSKDLSLGGEVGFDTASASFTKFNAGIGLNKLDYSAAILLTDRGQALKASYIHLVNPVNGTAVAAEMTHRFSTKENSFTIGSSHALDPLTVVKTRFSDNGKVAMLCQREWRPKSLVTFSAEYDSKANNVAPKFGLALALKP, from the exons ACCTGTTGACCAAGGATTACAACTTCGATCACAAGTTTACCCTGTCATTGCTGAGCTCTACTGGGCTG GGACTTACAGCTACAGGTTTGAAGAGGGATCAGTTTTTTTTAGGTGACATAAGCACCCTGTACAAGAGTGGAAACACTACTGTGGATGTGAAAGTTGATACTTATTCTAAT GTGTCTACAAAAGTGACTGTGAGTGATATCTTGCCAACCACCAAAGCAGCAATTAACTTCAAAATCCCTGATCACAAGTCTGGCAAG CTGGATGTTCAGTATCTTCATCCTCATGCAGCAATTGATTCCAGTATTGGACTGAACCCAACACCTATTTTGGAGCTTTCAGCTGCAATTGGGAGCAAGGATCTCAGTTTGGGTGGTGAAGTTGGATTTGATACAGCTTCTGCTTCCTTCACTAAGTTCAATGCTGGGATTGGCTTGAATAAACTCGATTACTCTGCGGCAATTTTACT GACGGACAGAGGACAGGCATTGAAAGCATCTTATATTCATTTGGTGAATCCTGTCAATGGAACAGCAGTTGCCGCCGAAATGACTCACAGGTTTTCTACCAAAGAAAACAGTTTTACGATTGGAAGCTCGCATGCACTTGATCCGCTAACTGTTGTAAAAACACGCTTCTCCGACAATGGGAAAGTCGCAATGCTCTGCCAGCGTGAATGGAGGCCGAAGTCACTCGTTACTTTCTCAGCCGAGTACGACTCAAAGGCCAATAACGTGGCCCCAAAGTTCGGTCTTGCCCTTGCCCTGAAGCCTTGA
- the LOC122274253 gene encoding AAA-ATPase At5g57480-like gives MKEYWTPFASLLGVLAFCQSLIQVVFPPELRFAIVKLSNRIFHGFSSYCYFDITEIDGVNTNELYNAVQLYLSSSASITGSRLSLTRALNSSATTFGLSNNDCMVDIYNGVTVLWEHVVTQRQAQTFSWRPLPEEKRGFTLRIKKRDKTLILDSYLDYIMEKANDIRRKNQDRLLYTNSKGGSLDSRGHPWESVPFKHPSTFETLAMDPVKKQEIMEDLMGFANGQGFYQKTGRAWKRGYLLYGPPGTGKSSMIAAMANYLGYDIYDLELTEVHTNSDLRKLLMKTSSKSIIVIEDIDCSLNLTNRKKANSTSSPARSAYYDMGEMRGGGGSGEDGGNNTMTLSGLLNFTDGLWSCCGSERIFVFTTNHIEKLDPALLRSGRMDMHIFMSYCSFPALKILLKNYLGLNEVDLEVAVLEELEGVVDRAEMTPADVSEVLIKNRSNKEKAVRELLEALEVRAETNAKTGGPRERDAENVEEDEEQEKRALETPKQGCDEFEEESCKQRKANDEKDDDMTKK, from the coding sequence ATGAAAGAGTATTGGACCCCTTTTGCCTCTCTTCTGGGCGTTTTGGCCTTCTGCCAAAGCCTAATCCAAGTAGTCTTTCCACCTGAACTCCGCTTCGCCATTGTCAAGCTCTCTAACCGGATCTTCCACGGGTTCTCCTCCTACTGCTACTTCGACATCACCGAGATCGACGGCGTCAACACCAACGAGCTCTACAACGCCGTCCAGCTCTACCTCAGCTCCTCAGCCTCCATCACCGGCAGCCGCCTCAGCCTCACCCGAGCCCTTAACTCCAGCGCCACCACCTTCGGCCTCTCCAACAATGACTGCATGGTCGACATCTACAACGGCGTCACCGTCCTCTGGGAACACGTCGTCACGCAAAGGCAAGCTCAAACTTTCTCGTGGCGTCCTTTACCAGAAGAGAAACGAGGCTTCACTCTCCGAATCAAGAAACGCGACAAAACGCTGATTCTTGATTCGTACTTGGATTACATAATGGAAAAGGCAAACGACATACGTAGAAAGAACCAGGACCGTCTTTTGTACACAAACTCGAAAGGTGGATCCTTGGACTCAAGGGGACACCCGTGGGAGTCTGTTCCGTTTAAGCATCCAAGCACATTCGAAACCTTAGCCATGGACCCGGTAAAGAAGCAGGAGATCATGGAGGATCTCATGGGCTTCGCCAACGGTCAAGGATTCTACCAGAAGACTGGGCGGGCCTGGAAAAGAGGGTACTTGCTTTATGGACCGCCGGGGACTGGGAAATCAAGCATGATCGCAGCCATGGCAAACTATCTGGGTTACGATATTTACGACTTGGAGCTGACCGAGGTGCATACCAACTCGGACCTGAGGAAGCTGCTGATGAAGACGAGTTCCAAGTCCATAATTGTCATCGAAGACATCGATTGTTCTCTAAATTTAACGAACAGGAAGAAGGCTAATAGTACTAGTTCGCCCGCTAGAAGCGCTTACTATGATATGGGTGAAATGCGAGGTGGGGGTGGCTCGGGTGAAGATGGTGGGAACAATACGATGACGCTGTCGGGATTGTTGAATTTCACGGACGGATTATGGTCGTGCTGTGGGAGCGAGAGGATTTTCGTGTTCACCACAAACCACATCGAGAAGCTTGACCCGGCATTGTTGAGGAGTGGGAGGATGGATATGCACATATTTATGAGCTACTGTTCATTTCCAGCGTTGAAGATACTGTTGAAGAATTACTTGGGGCTGAATGAGGTTGATTTGGAGGTTGCGGTCTTGGAAGAATTGGAAGGTGTCGTTGACCGGGCAGAGATGACTCCGGCGGATGTTAGCGAGGTCTTGATCAAGAACCGGAGTAATAAGGAGAAGGCGGTGAGGGAATTGTTGGAGGCGTTAGAGGTGAGGGCAGAGACGAATGCGAAGACAGGTGGGCCAAGGGAGAGGGACGCGGAGAATGTGGAAGAGGACGAGGAGCAGGAGAAGAGGGCCTTGGAAACTCCCAAACAAGGGTGTGATGAGTTTGAAGAGGAGAGTTGCAagcaaagaaaagcaaatgatgagAAAGATGATGATATGACAAAGAAATGA
- the LOC122274165 gene encoding uncharacterized protein LOC122274165 isoform X1: protein MMVANSFDLWQKDAFFSAAEEVQGSADVMESAYRTWVRERRETLSPEHSDELCTELQTALGTSKWQLEEFERAVRLSYGRRGDDNTTARHRQFIAAIQDQISHVEASLKEYFYEEGKKSLQWVNLDENERDELATFLSGTSQSSQSAIDECLQHKPSRESSLLENHAQRKHADLNLNASCNRGFSDERKGSRDVRSISKNGNHVIKIEANQIHGRTDDIIFQADRTTNNARRTWSLPDFGELKIIIPDEEEPMNKLMPSVEDTPKVKGSKSFFWKQSCGKLPPGQGPVHFFSQLFGWIGGLQRQLQSPLYLSLRCSVQVTLVLMLTVFFIGIEAVNKAREV from the exons ATGATGGTTGCAAACAGCTTCGATCTGTGGCAAAAGGACGCCTTCTTTTCTGCCGCCGAGGAGGTTCAAGGATCTGCTGATGT AATGGAATCAGCATACAGGACATGGGTAAGAGAGAGGCGAGAAACGCTATCACCAGAGCATTCGGATGAACTCTGTACAGAGTTGCAAACTGCTTTAGGTACTTCCAAATGGCAG TTGGAAGAATTCGAGAGGGCTGTCAGGTTGAGCTATGGGCGTCGTGGTGATGACAATACAACAGCTAGGCATAGACAGTTTATTGCTGCCATCCAAGACCAAATATCACATGTTGAAGCATCATTAAAGGAATATTTTTATGAGGAAGGAAAGAAATCCCTTCAATGGGTGAATCTAGATGAAAATGAACGTGATGAGTTAGCCACATTTCTCTCCGGCACCTCCCAAAGCTCGCAAAGCGCAATTGATGAATGTCTACAGCACAAACCTTCAAGGGAAAGCTCTCTTTTGGAGAACCATGCTCAGAGAAAACATGCAGACCTTAATTTGAATGCTTCCTGTAACAGAGGTTTTTCTGATGAAAGGAAAGGTTCTAGAGATGTTAGAAGTATTAGTAAGAATGGAAATCATGTCATAAAGATAGAAGCAAATCAAATTCATGGAAGGACAGATGATATCATTTTTCAAGCAGATAGAACAACTAATAATGCAAGGAGGACGTGGAGTTTGCCAGATTTTGGTGAATTGAAGATCATAATTCCTGATGAAGAAGAACCGATGAACAAACTAATGCCGAGTGTTGAGGACACACCTAAAGTAAAAGGCTCCAAATCTTTCTTTTGGAAGCAAAGCTGTGGGAAGTTACCGCCGGGGCAGGGTCCAGTTCATTTTTTCAGTCAG CTCTTTGGTTGGATTGGTGGGCTCCAGAGACAATTGCAAAGTCCACTATACTTATCGCTCCGTTGTTCTGTTCAAGTTACACTTGTTTTGATGCTGactgttttttttattg GCATTGAAGCTGTTAATAAAGCAAGGGAAGTTTGA
- the LOC122319058 gene encoding uncharacterized protein LOC122319058, giving the protein MVPSDAPSHHNMRENPRNPYLPNPEEEEEEEAATEERLSLCDLPLYPKTVGRDDDNNTDNDSKRLSNHSPRSHSEPPADFFEFFSDLSSDMCPADDIFFCGKLIPFKEQSPPTTRQAPKISITDRNHIKQAHFRRRYCQPLSKLHSPITRSNSSSSTSKLMTRNSHALDYRKLHRRSHSLISPTPEVERNISVKSVGRSDTALKTAAKPRWYFLMFGMVKFPPEMELGDMKNRQVRRNRPSTLFPAPRDVHGKLPVRRSSSKGFWRLLRALSCKDHSSVAVTASFCFPHV; this is encoded by the coding sequence ATGGTTCCATCTGACGCTCCCTCTCATCATAATATGAGAGAGAATCCTCGAAATCCTTACCTTCCGAacccagaagaagaagaagaagaagaagcagcaacAGAAGAGCGGCTCTCTCTTTGCGACCTTCCACTATATCCCAAAACCGTCGGCAGGGACGACGACAACAACACCGACAATGACTCCAAACGCTTGTCCAACCACTCTCCTCGATCGCACTCTGAGCCCCCGGCCGATTTCTTCGAGTTTTTCAGCGACCTCAGCTCCGACATGTGTCCAGCCGACGACATCTTCTTCTGCGGGAAACTCATACCCTTCAAAGAACAGTCTCCTCCCACTACTCGTCAAGCCCCCAAAATATCAATCACCGACAGAAACCATATAAAACAAGCCCATTTCCGCCGAAGATATTGCCAGCCATTATCCAAGCTACATAGCCCCATAACTCGTTCCAACAGCAGTAGTAGCACTAGTAAACTCATGACGAGGAACAGCCACGCTTTGGATTATAGGAAGCTCCACCGAAGATCACACTCCTTGATATCACCGACACCTGAAGTAGAACGGAATATATCGGTGAAGAGCGTGGGAAGGTCCGACACGGCTCTTAAAACGGCGGCAAAGCCTCGGTGGTACTTCTTGATGTTTGGAATGGTGAAGTTTCCGCCTGAGATGGAGCTTGGTGATATGAAGAACCGGCAGGTTCGGAGGAATCGTCCTTCGACGCTATTTCCGGCGCCGCGTGATGTTCACGGTAAGCTACCAGTGCGCCGGAGCTCCAGTAAGGGGTTCTGGAGGTTGCTCAGAGCATTGAGCTGCAAGGACCATTCCAGTGTGGCAGTAACGGCGTCGTTTTGCTTTCCACACGTGTGA
- the LOC122318128 gene encoding DNA repair protein XRCC3 homolog, whose translation MTPENLLLRPLITQKCTLGCPVLDRCLGGGIPCNSITELVAESGCGKTQICLQLALTAQLPIPLGGLSASSIFIHTEFPFPSRRLHQLSLAFRSSHPPIFGGDPCDYIFVQGVHSVDQLLGILTKMEQFVENSRAQLPVRLIVIDSIAALFRSEFDNTPVELKRRSSLFFKISGKLKSLAKRFGLAVVVTNQVVDLVGPEGINGLRIGNLASLCSSGRRVCPALGLAWANCVNSRLFLARHEEVDKEENELVDVNLQSTRSRRRLHVVFAPHLPESCCEFVITRKGIFGVEREQNAAKRNEA comes from the coding sequence ATGACCCCAGAGAATCTCCTGCTCCGTCCTCTCATCACCCAGAAATGTACCCTCGGCTGTCCCGTCCTCGACCGGTGTCTCGGTGGCGGCATTCCTTGCAATTCAATAACCGAGCTCGTCGCCGAGAGCGGTTGCGGCAAGACTCAGATATGCCTCCAGTTGGCTCTCACCGCCCAGCTCCCGATCCCCCTTGGCGGTCTCTCTGCCTCCTCTATCTTCATCCACACCGAATTCCCTTTCCCCTCTCGCCGTCTGCACCAACTCTCTCTCGCCTTCCGCTCTTCCCACCCTCCGATTTTCGGCGGTGATCCCTGTGATTATATATTTGTTCAAGGCGTGCATTCTGTGGACCAACTGCTCGGTATATTGACAAAGATGGAACAGTTTGTTGAGAACTCGAGAGCCCAGTTGCCGGTTAGGCTTATTGTGATCGACTCCATAGCTGCGCTCTTTCGTTCCGAGTTTGATAACACCCCGGTTGAGCTTAAGCGGAGATCGTCGCTTTTTTTCAAGATTTCCGGGAAATTGAAGTCATTGGCTAAGAGGTTTGGCTTGGCGGTTGTGGTGACGAACCAAGTGGTGGATCTGGTTGGGCCGGAGGGGATTAATGGGTTGAGGATTGGGAATCTGGCATCTTTGTGCTCGTCGGGAAGACGGGTATGTCCCGCTTTGGGACTAGCGTGGGCGAACTGTGTGAATTCAAGGTTGTTCTTGGCGAGACATGAGGAGGTCGATAAAGAAGAGAATGAGTTGGTGGATGTGAATCTGCAGAGCACACGATCAAGAAGGCGACTTCACGTTGTTTTCGCTCCTCATTTACCCGAGTCTTGTTGTGAGTTTGTGATAACAAGGAAAGGGATTTTTGGAGTTGAGAGGGAGCAAAATGCTGCAAAGAGGAACGAGGCTTAG
- the LOC122317938 gene encoding (DL)-glycerol-3-phosphatase 2 isoform X2 → MSSPKSDTEKYYTEVQEIILARYNKSFDWSLKAKMMGKKAIEAARVFVEETGISDSLTAEDFLVEREAMLQKLFPSSEIMPGASRLIRHLHAKGIPICLATGSHRRHFELKTQRHGELFSLMHHVVLGDDPDVKQGKPSPDIFLAAAKRFEGGSVDPHKILVFEDAPSGVNAAKNAGMSVVMVPDPRLDSSFHDAADQVLSSLLDFSPNDWGLPPYEVPAS, encoded by the exons ATGTCTTCTCCTAAATCCG ACACTGAGAAGTATTATACTGAAGTTCAGGAAATTATACTTGCTAGATATAATAAATCTTTTGACTGGTCCCTGAAGGCAAAGATGATGGGAAAGAAAGCAATAGAAGCTGCTCGGGTCTTTGTTGAAGAGACTGGGATCAGTGATTCTCTTACTGCTGAGGATTTTCTTGTAGAAAGAGAGGCCATGCTGCAGAAGTTGTTTCCAAGTAGCGAGATCATGCCAG GGGCCAGCCGCTTGATCAGACATCTTCATGCAAAAGGAATACCAATTTGCTTGGCAACAGG TTCTCACAGGCGGCATTTTGAATTGAAAACACAAAGACATGGTGAACTTTTTTCATTGATGCATCATGTCGTTCTTGGTGATGATCCAGATGTTAAACAAGGCAAGCCATCACCAGATATATTCCTTGCTGCTGCCAAGAGATTTGAG GGTGGCTCGGTAGATCCACATAAAATTCTGGTGTTTGAAGATGCGCCATCTGGAGTTAATGCAGCCAAGAATGCTGGGAT GTCTGTGGTTATGGTTCCAGATCCAAGGCTGGATAGTTCGTTTCATGATGCTGCAGACCAGGTTTTGAGCTCGCTACTGGATTTCAGCCCAAATGACTGGGGCTTGCCTCCATACGAGGTTCCTGCAAGCTAA
- the LOC122317938 gene encoding (DL)-glycerol-3-phosphatase 2 isoform X1, with protein sequence MANPSGSVSGKGPITHVIFDMDGLLLDTEKYYTEVQEIILARYNKSFDWSLKAKMMGKKAIEAARVFVEETGISDSLTAEDFLVEREAMLQKLFPSSEIMPGASRLIRHLHAKGIPICLATGSHRRHFELKTQRHGELFSLMHHVVLGDDPDVKQGKPSPDIFLAAAKRFEGGSVDPHKILVFEDAPSGVNAAKNAGMSVVMVPDPRLDSSFHDAADQVLSSLLDFSPNDWGLPPYEVPAS encoded by the exons ATGGCCAATCCCTCAGGAAGTGTTTCAGGCAAAGGACCCATCACTCATGTCATCTTCGACATGGACGGTCTCCTTCTCG ACACTGAGAAGTATTATACTGAAGTTCAGGAAATTATACTTGCTAGATATAATAAATCTTTTGACTGGTCCCTGAAGGCAAAGATGATGGGAAAGAAAGCAATAGAAGCTGCTCGGGTCTTTGTTGAAGAGACTGGGATCAGTGATTCTCTTACTGCTGAGGATTTTCTTGTAGAAAGAGAGGCCATGCTGCAGAAGTTGTTTCCAAGTAGCGAGATCATGCCAG GGGCCAGCCGCTTGATCAGACATCTTCATGCAAAAGGAATACCAATTTGCTTGGCAACAGG TTCTCACAGGCGGCATTTTGAATTGAAAACACAAAGACATGGTGAACTTTTTTCATTGATGCATCATGTCGTTCTTGGTGATGATCCAGATGTTAAACAAGGCAAGCCATCACCAGATATATTCCTTGCTGCTGCCAAGAGATTTGAG GGTGGCTCGGTAGATCCACATAAAATTCTGGTGTTTGAAGATGCGCCATCTGGAGTTAATGCAGCCAAGAATGCTGGGAT GTCTGTGGTTATGGTTCCAGATCCAAGGCTGGATAGTTCGTTTCATGATGCTGCAGACCAGGTTTTGAGCTCGCTACTGGATTTCAGCCCAAATGACTGGGGCTTGCCTCCATACGAGGTTCCTGCAAGCTAA